One window of Zalophus californianus isolate mZalCal1 chromosome 3, mZalCal1.pri.v2, whole genome shotgun sequence genomic DNA carries:
- the LOC113920944 gene encoding mth938 domain-containing protein-like, with translation MKVEGSTKTYKYLKVWPGRSQAWGWRDIGTEHSPCMQPADVEEVVKKSVQTVVIGLGMSEALKVPPSTAECSEKQGIDVRVLQRGQAY, from the coding sequence ATGAAAGTAGAAGGCTCTACTAAAACCTATAAATACCTCAAAGTGTGGCCAGGGAGAAGTCAGGCTTGGGGTTGGAGAGATATAGGAACCGAGCATTCTCCTTGTATGCAGCCTGCAGATGTGGAGGAAGTTGTCAAGAAGAGCGTGCAGACCGTTGTGATAGGCCTAGGGATGAGTGAGGCCTTAAAGGTGCCTCCATCAACTGCAGAGTGCTCAGAGAAACAAGGCATTGATGTGCGGGTCCTGCAGAGAGGGCAGGCTTATTAA